Part of the Vibrio sp. SCSIO 43137 genome, CCTTGCCATGGCGAAAAAGATTTTTCCCGGCAAAAGGAATAATCTGGATACCTTGTGTGACCGTTACGGAATAGACAACTCCCACCGTACTCTTCACGGGGCTTTGCTCGATGCAGAGATACTCGCTGATGTTTATTTGATGATGACGGGCGGGCAAACGGCGTTGGAGTTTAATGCCGGTAGTCAGGCAAACAGTGATTCGGGTTCAGAAACTGTTAAGCGAGTAGCAGCCGGAAGAAAATCACTTAAGGTTTTGTACGCGACGGCCGATGAACTAAATGCACACAAGGATCGACTGGATATCGTTGAAAAAGCCGGCCAATGTCTCTGGCGCCAATAAGAGGAAACTATGTTAAGGATTCTGTTTTTACTTCTATGCATTGTAACCAGTTCTGTCAGCTGGTCTCAGACAGAGTCCTCTCAGTCCCTGCTGGATAATCGCTTTAGGGTTGATCCTACTATCGATCAAATCTCTTTTCTGGTTTACCGCAAAAATCGTTCAAAATCCGTTGTTCTGGTGCGCCCTGACGGCAAGAAATATTATGCGTGGAACCATCCCGATAATGTTTCATGGTATGAAGAGAGTGCACTGGACATTATTTCTATCGAAAATCCTATGCCGGGGCCGTGGCAGGCGGTCGGTAAGGTTACGCCGCGAAACAATATCCTGCTGCTTTCCAACCTGAAATTGAGTGTAGAGAAATTTCCTTCCCGCCTCTATCAAACCGAACGGCTTAAATTTACCGCAAGGCTGACCCAAAACGGTGATCCGCTGGTGGTTCAGGACTTTCTTAACCGTGTCCGCCTGAAAGTGACTTTTGTTCACCATGTTGAAGACCCCGATAACCCTGAACTAACGGAAGTTCCTGAAACCATTGAACTGGGTTCGTTTATGGATAACGGGGAAGGTCTGGATGAAGTTGCCGGTGACGGAGTATTTACCGTTGAACTGCCTATTGAGGTTAACCCGGGCAAATACAGAGCTATTATTACCTCGGGAAATGGGGTATTTCTCCGCTCCGTAGAGCAGTCTGTACTGGTTTACCCTTCACCTGTGCAAGTCACTTTTATCCAGTCTCACGAAGAGAATGTTGACCATAGTATGACGGTCAGTGGCGAGATGGGGTTGGTACTGCCGGGATCGATTGCCGCCCATTTTGAAATGGTGAATCCGGCAGGAGCGAAGATTATTGAAGAGAGCTCTGTTGAGAAAGAGGCGTTGTCGACAACCTTCGCC contains:
- a CDS encoding TIGR03503 family protein; this encodes MLRILFLLLCIVTSSVSWSQTESSQSLLDNRFRVDPTIDQISFLVYRKNRSKSVVLVRPDGKKYYAWNHPDNVSWYEESALDIISIENPMPGPWQAVGKVTPRNNILLLSNLKLSVEKFPSRLYQTERLKFTARLTQNGDPLVVQDFLNRVRLKVTFVHHVEDPDNPELTEVPETIELGSFMDNGEGLDEVAGDGVFTVELPIEVNPGKYRAIITSGNGVFLRSVEQSVLVYPSPVQVTFIQSHEENVDHSMTVSGEMGLVLPGSIAAHFEMVNPAGAKIIEESSVEKEALSTTFAIKNDMTPGRHAWTGNVYATEGAAQRELVFVVEEHAFSVMQKLDVEESTKEYQRIQEEKRRQLEQERIQRDREEARMKGMLTILVGNLVVIVIGLIAWFIIRKLRTRKVSLPEMQLSPPPK